In Mongoliitalea daihaiensis, one DNA window encodes the following:
- a CDS encoding TM2 domain-containing protein, which yields MANVLRHLPELEGMELGYIQGIMKDMDDEQASFFANVYRARRKDNQMILILCLIGFVGFAGLHRFILGQIGLGILYLLTAGLCFIGTIVDLVNYKSLAYEYNIKIAHETLNMMNFNRG from the coding sequence ATGGCTAATGTATTGAGACACTTACCAGAATTGGAAGGAATGGAATTGGGTTACATTCAGGGAATCATGAAAGACATGGACGATGAGCAAGCCTCCTTTTTCGCCAATGTCTACAGAGCCCGACGCAAGGATAACCAAATGATCTTGATCCTTTGTTTAATTGGATTCGTAGGTTTTGCAGGCCTTCACCGATTTATTTTAGGACAGATAGGATTGGGTATTTTATACTTATTGACTGCCGGACTTTGTTTCATTGGTACTATTGTGGACTTGGTAAATTATAAAAGTTTAGCCTACGAATACAATATCAAAATCGCTCATGAGACCTTGAATATGATGAATTTCAATAGAGGATAA
- a CDS encoding oxygenase MpaB family protein encodes MEKLSYYTNSYLDGLRKKGDPIADQVVLELLANPSWAEAINSWNAIVPSSSELAKFSPLFQKFFEIYTQVSPSLDQKKIIRAQNFFDKQGNDYLSLLGLYSLPYCYAFADGAQVLVRSKRIMDEVGQRLLETALFLLDSFKPGTFLQVNESLLTLAKVRLIHAFSRYFVQTYAKDWQKEWGMPINQEDLIGTNLAFSVLVIRGLDKLGKFPGTETYEAILYYWKVIGEYLGLEVEHWPETAKEAFELERLIRKRHLRQSEAGLRLINSLIAYYEKSFQEPAMTASLRRMIAFFVGKEASDALQLPYSDQIPPFAYRVLLDWSFAMQRGSSAPITYANTRREFMSQSLVRMGAYPSLQVPVIKRS; translated from the coding sequence GTGGAAAAATTAAGCTATTATACAAATTCTTATTTAGACGGACTTCGAAAAAAAGGAGATCCCATTGCAGATCAAGTAGTACTGGAATTACTGGCCAATCCCAGCTGGGCAGAAGCCATAAATTCTTGGAATGCAATAGTTCCTTCTTCCTCTGAATTAGCAAAATTTAGCCCTCTTTTTCAGAAATTTTTCGAAATATACACACAGGTTTCTCCTAGTTTAGACCAGAAGAAAATAATCCGTGCACAAAATTTTTTCGACAAACAGGGGAATGATTACTTATCCTTGCTGGGCTTATATTCCTTACCCTATTGCTATGCCTTCGCAGATGGAGCGCAGGTTTTGGTAAGATCCAAGCGCATTATGGATGAAGTTGGACAGCGCTTATTAGAAACGGCTTTATTTCTTTTAGATTCATTTAAACCTGGAACCTTTCTTCAAGTAAATGAAAGCTTGTTGACTTTGGCAAAGGTGCGTTTAATTCATGCCTTTAGTCGATATTTTGTACAAACGTATGCCAAAGATTGGCAAAAGGAATGGGGCATGCCCATCAATCAGGAAGATTTGATTGGTACTAATCTGGCTTTTAGCGTACTCGTCATTAGAGGACTGGATAAACTAGGAAAATTTCCAGGTACTGAAACGTATGAGGCCATTCTGTATTACTGGAAAGTGATCGGAGAATATTTGGGTTTAGAAGTGGAACATTGGCCTGAAACAGCCAAAGAAGCATTTGAATTAGAGCGTCTAATCCGAAAGCGTCACCTGCGTCAATCCGAGGCAGGCCTGCGCTTGATCAATTCCTTGATCGCTTATTATGAAAAAAGTTTCCAAGAACCCGCGATGACCGCTTCACTTCGAAGGATGATCGCCTTTTTTGTAGGAAAAGAAGCCTCAGATGCCCTTCAGTTACCCTATTCAGATCAAATTCCCCCCTTCGCTTACCGTGTTTTACTGGACTGGAGCTTTGCCATGCAACGGGGTTCATCCGCTCCAATTACCTATGCCAACACCCGAAGAGAGTTTATGAGTCAGAGTTTGGTACGAATGGGAGCATACCCTTCCTTGCAAGTACCAGTCATTAAGCGTTCATAA
- a CDS encoding nucleotidyltransferase family protein yields MLTKDDILAILKTNKNKLSNLEIRQVGLFGSYVRNEQSGNSDIDLFVDFESDKENFDNLMAVYELFESLFKPKKVEVITKNGLSPHIGPNILNEVQYV; encoded by the coding sequence ATGCTTACCAAAGATGACATACTAGCCATTTTAAAGACAAATAAAAATAAGCTTTCGAATTTAGAGATTCGACAAGTTGGTTTATTTGGTTCTTATGTCAGAAATGAACAATCAGGTAATAGTGACATCGATTTATTTGTTGATTTTGAATCAGATAAAGAAAATTTTGATAACCTCATGGCTGTATATGAACTTTTTGAAAGCCTTTTTAAACCTAAGAAAGTAGAGGTTATTACCAAAAATGGATTGAGTCCCCACATCGGACCAAATATTTTGAATGAAGTTCAATATGTTTAA
- a CDS encoding HepT-like ribonuclease domain-containing protein: MNDECLYLLKISEDLSIEIFLNDETLKRAVVRSLEIIGEASKKIPDDIKLKRDQIPWKNMESMRDRLIHDSIGVNYIIVWDVVKNKIPEIHKKIGVLLDEL; this comes from the coding sequence ATTAACGATGAGTGTTTATACCTGTTAAAAATAAGTGAAGACTTGTCGATAGAGATTTTTTTGAATGATGAAACTTTAAAAAGAGCGGTAGTTAGGAGTTTAGAAATAATTGGAGAAGCATCAAAAAAAATTCCAGACGATATAAAGTTAAAAAGAGATCAAATCCCTTGGAAAAATATGGAAAGCATGAGGGATAGGCTTATTCATGACTCCATAGGGGTCAACTATATCATTGTTTGGGACGTGGTTAAAAACAAAATTCCCGAAATCCATAAAAAGATTGGTGTTTTATTAGATGAATTATAA
- a CDS encoding S8 family peptidase: MKYPNYFKKLRLTHLLVGASIILASCEMERTDISPVLEETTQETTLLDEWQLVEMTDYSNLREGDFTGKFLILSKTPNLPNNLARDIAAAGGEIVESYPQVGVAVAIAHRADFLINARAINSIESVTADYIMQYTHEPTNLEMVEMSVGGTTSSETAARTAFNYRTAFFDGFQWAPKAINATEAWDAGLTGQGIRVAVIDGGFLSTHIDLAPNFDIAASRSTVPGFNFNQDVGTFWHGTHVAGIVSAAGIGVVGIAPRSTLIGVKSLHNGSGAFSWILNGLLYAATPREVGGAGADIINMSLGATFDYRSPWGDKEFRDAFRELQKIYDRAMRYAWQNGVTVLVSAGNGGNNFDEARELFQLPAQSQHALSISSTGPTGWGLGAVNFSQPAYYTDHGKSLVDFAAPGGTLGLALVEGNFNPCRIQGTFTGSTNTCALFDQVFSTIRGSSNSSFGWAQGTSMASPAAAGVVALMMEAEGRRLSPAQVRARLRQTSTDLGEPGNDKFYGHGFVDAARAAGVR; this comes from the coding sequence ATGAAGTACCCAAATTACTTTAAAAAACTAAGGCTAACCCATTTACTTGTAGGTGCGTCTATTATTCTGGCTTCTTGCGAAATGGAAAGAACGGACATTAGCCCGGTTCTTGAAGAGACTACCCAAGAGACAACCTTATTGGATGAATGGCAGTTAGTCGAAATGACAGACTATTCTAACCTTCGGGAAGGAGATTTTACAGGAAAATTTTTGATTCTTAGTAAAACACCTAATCTGCCCAATAATCTAGCAAGAGATATAGCGGCAGCTGGTGGAGAGATTGTAGAAAGTTATCCACAAGTAGGCGTTGCTGTGGCTATTGCACACAGAGCAGATTTTCTAATAAATGCACGTGCTATCAATAGCATTGAATCTGTAACCGCTGACTACATTATGCAGTATACGCATGAACCAACGAACTTGGAAATGGTAGAAATGTCGGTTGGTGGCACTACGAGTAGCGAAACTGCTGCCCGTACAGCATTTAATTACAGAACTGCTTTTTTTGATGGATTTCAGTGGGCTCCGAAAGCAATCAATGCCACCGAAGCTTGGGATGCTGGTTTAACAGGACAAGGTATTCGGGTAGCTGTGATTGATGGTGGCTTTCTCTCTACCCACATTGACCTTGCTCCCAATTTTGATATTGCAGCTTCTAGATCGACGGTTCCAGGGTTTAATTTCAACCAAGATGTTGGTACTTTCTGGCATGGAACGCACGTGGCAGGGATTGTTTCCGCAGCTGGAATTGGTGTCGTAGGTATCGCTCCTCGGTCAACCCTTATCGGCGTAAAATCTTTGCATAATGGTAGCGGTGCTTTCTCTTGGATATTGAATGGTTTATTGTATGCGGCAACACCAAGAGAAGTAGGTGGAGCCGGCGCAGACATCATCAATATGAGTTTAGGTGCTACATTTGATTATAGAAGCCCTTGGGGTGATAAAGAATTCAGAGACGCATTTAGAGAACTACAAAAAATTTACGATAGAGCAATGCGCTACGCTTGGCAAAATGGAGTCACAGTATTGGTTTCAGCAGGCAATGGAGGCAATAACTTTGATGAAGCAAGAGAATTGTTCCAATTACCAGCGCAAAGTCAACATGCCCTGTCAATTAGTTCTACTGGACCAACTGGTTGGGGATTAGGAGCTGTTAACTTTTCTCAACCGGCCTATTATACCGATCATGGTAAATCATTAGTAGACTTTGCTGCGCCAGGAGGAACTCTTGGACTAGCCCTTGTAGAAGGAAATTTCAATCCTTGTAGAATCCAAGGAACCTTTACTGGTTCCACTAATACTTGTGCTTTATTTGATCAAGTATTCAGTACAATTAGAGGAAGTTCAAATTCTAGTTTTGGTTGGGCACAAGGGACTTCCATGGCTTCTCCAGCCGCGGCAGGAGTTGTAGCCTTGATGATGGAAGCTGAAGGAAGAAGACTTTCTCCAGCTCAAGTAAGAGCTCGATTAAGACAAACATCCACTGACTTAGGCGAACCAGGAAATGATAAATTTTATGGTCATGGCTTTGTCGATGCTGCTAGAGCAGCGGGCGTACGTTAA
- a CDS encoding M48 family metallopeptidase, which yields MIKKIIFLLALSLVAYSCAKVPMSNRTQLAIVQNSELLPMAFDQYGQVLKEGRLVTNTPEGQMVVRVGKKIAAAVEVYMKENGLESQLQGFNWEFNLIQEDIVNAWCMPGGKVAFYTGIMPVCQDEAGVAVVMGHEVAHAIANHGRERMSNGLLLNGFIGGAQVAMGQNPSLTQQIFLQSFGIGGQLGMLSFSRRHELEADQLGLNFMAMAGYDPQVAPDFWDRMAALGGGGAPPEFLSTHPGPKRRKDELKKQMPIAMEYYNKYQVAK from the coding sequence ATGATTAAGAAAATCATCTTTTTGCTTGCACTGTCTTTAGTAGCTTATTCCTGTGCTAAAGTTCCTATGTCGAATCGAACTCAACTAGCAATTGTTCAAAATTCCGAATTACTTCCCATGGCTTTTGATCAATATGGGCAAGTGTTGAAAGAAGGGAGGCTCGTTACCAATACGCCCGAAGGTCAGATGGTCGTAAGAGTTGGGAAAAAGATTGCTGCCGCAGTGGAAGTATACATGAAAGAAAATGGCTTAGAAAGCCAATTGCAGGGTTTTAACTGGGAGTTTAATTTAATTCAAGAAGATATTGTCAACGCCTGGTGTATGCCCGGCGGAAAAGTTGCCTTTTATACAGGGATCATGCCTGTCTGTCAGGATGAAGCAGGTGTAGCCGTGGTTATGGGGCATGAAGTAGCTCATGCGATTGCCAATCACGGTAGAGAGCGGATGTCTAATGGCCTCTTGTTAAATGGTTTCATTGGCGGCGCTCAAGTAGCTATGGGTCAAAATCCTAGCTTGACCCAACAGATTTTTCTCCAATCCTTTGGTATAGGCGGTCAATTAGGAATGCTGTCTTTCAGCAGAAGGCATGAATTAGAAGCGGATCAGTTAGGATTGAATTTTATGGCTATGGCGGGCTATGATCCTCAAGTTGCGCCTGATTTTTGGGATAGAATGGCTGCTTTAGGTGGTGGTGGTGCACCTCCTGAATTCCTTTCCACACACCCTGGACCAAAAAGAAGAAAGGATGAATTGAAAAAACAAATGCCAATTGCCATGGAGTACTACAATAAGTACCAAGTTGCAAAGTAG
- a CDS encoding N-acetylmuramidase domain-containing protein, which translates to MQTLRLNSRGDSVVFLQELLNKVGYNLPGTSFFGTLTDTAVKDFQRKSGLVADGIVGVKTWTRLIQQSDFAKPEFSDKFLSEQDLIDFAAEYGLELALVKAVNEVESRGKGFLIDGRTKILFEGHEFWRQLKAIGLQPESLSNESNKDILYPRWVRTFYSNGPGEYRRLERAQQLIPSNPAVSTAALSSASWGSFQIMGYHAKPLGYPSVEAFVDRMQTHEREHLAAFGKFIVVNRLLNHLKNKDWEKFARGYNGPGYKQNKYDEKLARAYKKYSEQ; encoded by the coding sequence ATGCAAACGCTTCGATTAAACTCACGGGGAGACTCTGTAGTCTTCTTGCAGGAATTATTAAACAAGGTTGGTTACAATTTGCCAGGCACCTCTTTTTTTGGCACACTAACGGATACTGCTGTCAAAGATTTTCAACGTAAAAGCGGGCTTGTTGCCGATGGCATTGTCGGTGTTAAAACATGGACTCGATTGATTCAGCAATCGGATTTTGCAAAGCCTGAATTTTCTGATAAATTTTTATCTGAGCAAGATTTAATAGATTTTGCAGCTGAATATGGATTGGAATTGGCATTAGTCAAGGCAGTCAACGAGGTTGAAAGTAGAGGAAAAGGCTTTTTGATTGACGGAAGAACTAAAATTTTGTTTGAAGGTCATGAATTTTGGAGGCAGCTGAAGGCCATAGGTCTACAGCCAGAAAGTTTATCCAATGAATCCAACAAAGACATTCTGTACCCTAGATGGGTTCGGACATTTTATTCCAACGGTCCCGGAGAATACCGTCGTTTGGAACGAGCACAGCAGTTAATTCCTTCCAATCCAGCTGTGTCTACTGCGGCGCTTTCCTCTGCTTCTTGGGGTAGTTTTCAAATCATGGGCTATCATGCCAAACCATTAGGCTATCCCAGTGTAGAAGCCTTTGTGGATCGTATGCAGACGCACGAACGAGAACATTTAGCTGCATTTGGGAAATTCATCGTTGTCAACCGCCTACTCAACCATCTCAAAAATAAAGACTGGGAGAAATTCGCTAGAGGTTATAATGGCCCCGGATATAAGCAAAACAAGTATGACGAAAAACTAGCTCGCGCGTATAAGAAGTATAGTGAGCAGTGA
- a CDS encoding DUF2752 domain-containing protein, producing the protein MASFWCLDSVMNALSRHFSKLPVELIFWIGALIGILFIDPYGPNHFTLCPLDNLGFDWCPGCGLGRSMSLLTKGDFKASWSMHPLAMFAFVVIVLRIIQLIRNNKTTRNHG; encoded by the coding sequence ATGGCATCTTTTTGGTGTTTAGACAGCGTAATGAACGCACTCAGCAGACATTTCTCAAAATTGCCAGTAGAACTGATCTTTTGGATAGGGGCCCTGATAGGGATATTATTCATAGATCCGTACGGACCTAATCATTTCACTCTTTGTCCTTTGGATAACTTAGGGTTTGATTGGTGTCCCGGTTGTGGCTTGGGAAGATCCATGAGTTTGCTGACCAAAGGAGACTTCAAAGCTTCTTGGTCTATGCATCCTCTGGCAATGTTTGCTTTTGTTGTCATTGTTTTACGCATCATTCAACTAATCAGAAACAACAAAACAACTAGAAATCATGGCTAA